One part of the Candidatus Mancarchaeum acidiphilum genome encodes these proteins:
- a CDS encoding DUF357 domain-containing protein encodes MDENIELRISNDIEYFYKNIKKFDNSELQNELKSNKNLKYVYELSSMYASDAKSYLEKKDFYTSFSCISYAHGLLDALLYLKGLNGDL; translated from the coding sequence ATGGATGAGAATATAGAATTGCGGATATCAAATGATATCGAATATTTTTATAAAAACATTAAGAAATTTGATAATTCTGAATTGCAGAATGAACTGAAGTCAAATAAAAATTTGAAATATGTATATGAATTATCAAGCATGTATGCATCTGATGCCAAGAGCTACCTGGAAAAAAAGGACTTTTATACATCTTTCTCTTGCATATCATATGCACACGGACTTTTGGATGCTTTGCTATATTTAAAGGGATTAAATGGAGATTTATGA
- the cca gene encoding CCA tRNA nucleotidyltransferase, with protein sequence MIMESSKYLYQSNISGLMPHQELSYEDKKKLENLSKLSKLFIERVRPTKTEILNINKYSSELIDRLKKVLPENVEITLAGSTAHGTQVKGSSDIDIFMLFPRSSNERAMEEEAIKLSKNIVREKEGEKYEIKYAEHPYLKLINESKNITADIVPAFKIGNAKELITAVDRTPLHNKFIASHLSKEMKDDVRLLKYFLKMNKIYGAESKTHSFSGYECEILVYFYGSFPNTIMGLSNIKLPLVIDVKNRKFLEDDSRTEYIKRLNSNFIIIDPTDPNRNVAASTSPDSLAKIILISRRLLSNPTEYNLLGMHGKSSFRSIREMLKNYNLSIYAISINVSKEIHEDTLWPQIIKLENQLSSEFLKFGFNPIISLDGIERNKAYLSFIFEKTTKSINLLKGPEVFINGGAEKFYEKHRELGEVFIRGYNLYAIEKSKLHTPIEVLNELNINGKIKIKDMKEGSEIKIFTEKNIPKEMDSIILKNFIDKTTL encoded by the coding sequence ATGATTATGGAAAGTTCAAAATACCTTTACCAATCAAATATAAGTGGTTTGATGCCCCACCAAGAATTATCCTACGAAGATAAAAAGAAATTAGAGAATCTGTCAAAGTTATCAAAGCTATTCATAGAGAGAGTCAGACCCACAAAAACCGAAATCCTGAATATAAACAAATACTCAAGCGAATTGATAGACAGGCTTAAGAAAGTTCTTCCGGAAAATGTAGAGATCACATTAGCAGGTTCAACTGCCCACGGGACTCAGGTAAAAGGAAGTTCAGACATAGACATATTCATGCTTTTCCCACGCTCAAGTAACGAACGGGCAATGGAGGAGGAAGCAATCAAACTCTCAAAGAATATAGTAAGAGAAAAGGAGGGGGAGAAGTACGAGATAAAATATGCGGAGCATCCATATCTGAAGCTTATAAACGAAAGCAAAAATATAACTGCGGATATAGTTCCGGCATTTAAGATAGGCAATGCAAAAGAGCTTATAACTGCGGTTGATAGGACCCCTCTACACAACAAATTCATTGCATCGCACTTAAGCAAGGAAATGAAAGATGATGTCAGATTGCTGAAATACTTTTTGAAAATGAATAAAATATATGGTGCGGAATCCAAAACCCATAGCTTTTCAGGATACGAATGTGAAATCCTGGTATATTTCTATGGATCCTTCCCAAATACAATAATGGGATTATCAAATATAAAGCTACCCTTGGTAATAGATGTTAAAAACAGAAAGTTCCTAGAAGATGATTCCAGAACAGAGTATATTAAGAGGCTCAATTCGAATTTTATAATAATAGATCCAACAGACCCAAATAGAAATGTTGCCGCAAGTACAAGCCCTGATTCATTAGCAAAAATTATACTTATATCAAGAAGGCTATTGTCCAACCCAACCGAGTACAACCTTCTAGGCATGCACGGGAAAAGCAGTTTTAGGTCAATAAGGGAAATGCTGAAAAACTATAATCTATCAATATATGCAATATCAATCAATGTATCCAAGGAGATTCACGAAGATACTCTGTGGCCGCAGATAATCAAGCTGGAAAATCAATTATCATCGGAATTTTTAAAGTTTGGGTTTAACCCTATAATCTCCTTGGACGGGATTGAAAGGAACAAAGCATACCTTTCATTTATATTTGAGAAAACTACAAAGAGCATTAATCTGCTGAAAGGTCCTGAGGTATTCATAAATGGCGGAGCTGAAAAATTTTACGAGAAACACAGAGAATTAGGAGAAGTATTTATTAGAGGATACAATCTTTATGCAATAGAGAAATCCAAGCTGCATACCCCAATTGAAGTCCTAAACGAATTAAACATTAATGGAAAGATTAAGATAAAGGATATGAAGGAAGGCAGTGAAATTAAAATATTCACAGAGAAAAATATTCCAAAAGAAATGGATTCCATAATCTTAAAGAACTTTATAGACAAGACAACTTTATAA
- a CDS encoding alpha/beta hydrolase family protein — MATGDWLGTYLIRYKGVLATILYNKSNTNGKLVLLAYGMPGFPPKISDGYIIKLVKLGFSVGIPEYLGTFDSSGRFNFENAATSLAVVASGIKENKCTDLISSSPVSLDIEHVTLIGASFGGSVVLVAAAKSYSVDSVLAIAPVTDYSKKFMEYYGNESVDSTMDLLSKLQKFTWKFDKKDVKLLNEGKLDINPLRHMHELKSKRVALWHGKLDRSVNYLSSVDFFYSLKFFGCDAELNLFPRYRHMGLGMLNNRNLQAKLIKWL, encoded by the coding sequence ATGGCGACAGGAGACTGGCTGGGAACTTATCTTATAAGATATAAGGGAGTACTTGCTACTATCCTATACAACAAGAGCAACACCAACGGAAAACTTGTCTTGCTTGCATATGGAATGCCCGGATTTCCGCCTAAGATATCTGATGGGTATATAATAAAACTGGTTAAGCTGGGCTTTTCCGTTGGTATACCTGAGTATCTTGGCACTTTTGACAGCTCTGGCAGATTCAATTTTGAAAATGCCGCTACAAGCTTGGCCGTTGTTGCTTCCGGAATCAAGGAGAATAAATGTACTGATTTGATTTCTTCTAGTCCTGTCTCCCTTGATATAGAGCATGTAACACTGATAGGTGCCAGCTTTGGCGGAAGCGTTGTCCTAGTTGCGGCTGCTAAGTCATATTCTGTAGATTCCGTTCTGGCTATTGCTCCTGTCACCGATTATTCTAAAAAATTTATGGAATATTATGGAAATGAATCCGTAGATTCAACCATGGATTTATTATCGAAATTGCAGAAATTTACTTGGAAGTTTGACAAAAAAGATGTAAAACTTTTAAATGAAGGTAAGCTTGATATCAACCCTTTAAGGCATATGCATGAACTTAAAAGCAAGAGAGTGGCACTTTGGCACGGAAAACTAGATAGAAGCGTCAATTACTTAAGCTCTGTTGACTTTTTTTACAGCTTGAAGTTCTTTGGCTGTGATGCTGAACTAAACTTATTCCCCAGGTACAGGCATATGGGGCTTGGAATGCTGAACAATAGAAATCTGCAGGCCAAGCTGATCAAATGGTTATAA
- a CDS encoding adenylate kinase family protein: MKTSKDKPFLIAVTGSPASGKSYFSNELYQGLLDSFKPLDVKLIEVNDLVDKYNIYRGIDEFGSKLVNTVALKKVIEETVEDFDGVVILVGHLLADVKLPYDIAIVKREHLRKLESRMIKRGYQRGKIRENLISEALDYCGENIASPNSVLEIRSNKDIVQSITFIQCKISARFKIRKDIDCSKVLDIYKHPFKFDEMDEFQDIITSGNSYGF, translated from the coding sequence ATGAAAACCTCAAAGGATAAACCTTTCTTGATTGCAGTAACTGGTTCTCCTGCATCGGGGAAATCTTATTTTTCAAATGAGCTTTATCAAGGTCTTTTGGATTCGTTTAAACCCTTAGATGTAAAACTTATCGAGGTAAATGACTTAGTGGATAAATACAATATCTATAGAGGCATTGATGAATTTGGATCAAAGCTTGTTAACACAGTTGCCCTTAAGAAAGTTATAGAGGAGACAGTTGAGGATTTTGATGGTGTGGTTATATTGGTAGGTCATCTTTTGGCGGATGTAAAATTGCCATATGATATTGCAATAGTCAAAAGGGAGCATTTAAGGAAATTGGAATCAAGGATGATTAAAAGAGGATACCAAAGAGGCAAGATAAGAGAGAACCTTATATCTGAAGCATTGGATTATTGCGGTGAAAATATTGCAAGCCCAAACAGCGTTTTAGAAATAAGGTCTAATAAGGATATTGTACAATCAATCACATTTATACAGTGCAAGATTTCTGCAAGATTTAAGATTCGGAAGGATATAGATTGCAGCAAAGTTCTAGATATATATAAACATCCATTTAAATTTGATGAGATGGATGAATTTCAGGACATTATAACTTCAGGTAATTCTTATGGATTTTAG
- the map gene encoding type II methionyl aminopeptidase, translating into MDKSNLDNTIEEDENLAEEVCKISYEALLKARDMIKPGVKLLDVAEATESYVIGKGYEVAFPLNLSIDNEAAHYTPSYMDDKVFGEKDLVKVDFGAAKNGYLGDCALTVDLSGEYGKLVDATKEALENAVSIVRAGRKVKEIGKEINSTFERLGFRPIENLGGHGVNLHELHAEPFIPNYDNGDDAELEEGRRIAIEPFATLKQSRGLVTETDVAEIYSFSDNISPRLPAARHVLSSIMEKYPSEPFAARWLSEGMKSKFELYSGIRELEKIGALDSYPVLAEVSRGMVAQTEFELLVEKDSCKVLTKI; encoded by the coding sequence ATGGATAAATCAAATTTGGATAACACGATAGAAGAAGATGAAAATCTGGCAGAAGAAGTATGTAAAATATCTTATGAAGCACTCTTGAAAGCAAGAGATATGATTAAGCCCGGAGTAAAATTGCTTGATGTTGCTGAAGCTACGGAGTCTTATGTTATAGGCAAAGGTTATGAAGTTGCGTTTCCTTTAAACCTTTCGATAGACAACGAAGCTGCACATTATACACCAAGTTATATGGACGACAAGGTTTTTGGTGAAAAGGATCTTGTGAAAGTAGATTTCGGCGCGGCTAAAAATGGTTATCTGGGTGATTGTGCATTGACTGTAGATCTGTCTGGGGAGTATGGCAAACTCGTTGATGCCACCAAGGAAGCTTTGGAAAATGCGGTCAGCATTGTAAGGGCAGGAAGGAAAGTAAAAGAGATAGGGAAGGAGATTAATAGCACATTTGAAAGATTGGGGTTCAGGCCCATAGAGAACCTTGGAGGACATGGAGTTAACTTGCATGAGCTGCACGCAGAACCATTCATCCCAAATTATGATAATGGTGACGATGCAGAACTTGAAGAGGGAAGGCGTATAGCTATAGAGCCATTTGCTACGCTTAAGCAGAGTAGAGGTTTGGTTACAGAAACGGATGTGGCTGAAATTTATAGTTTCTCGGATAACATATCGCCCCGCCTTCCTGCGGCAAGGCATGTATTGAGCAGTATAATGGAAAAATACCCAAGCGAGCCGTTTGCCGCAAGATGGCTTTCAGAAGGGATGAAATCAAAGTTTGAACTATATTCAGGCATAAGAGAATTGGAGAAAATAGGGGCACTGGATTCATATCCTGTACTCGCAGAGGTTAGCCGCGGAATGGTAGCCCAGACGGAATTTGAGCTCTTGGTAGAAAAGGATAGCTGTAAGGTTTTGACTAAGATTTGA